The Niastella koreensis GR20-10 genome includes a window with the following:
- a CDS encoding ABC transporter ATP-binding protein, which translates to MIEVKNVKKGFGEKTVLNGVSVTMQAGKCNLIIGASGSGKTVFMKCMVGLLVPDEGEICYNNSDFNKLNTEERKEIRQQIGMLFQGSALFDSLTVEQNVMFPLNMFTKDSYEKKLKRVNEVLERVKLKDVNKKFPAELSGGMKKRVGIARAIVLNPKYLFVDEPNSGLDPQTSLVIDKLVKEITTEYNITTVVNTHDMNSVMEIGDHIIFMYQGKKEWEGSNKEIIFNKSERLNDFIFASEFLKDAKDMRMLEQAGKIDNDRDMDKLING; encoded by the coding sequence ATGATCGAAGTAAAAAACGTAAAGAAGGGATTTGGTGAGAAAACCGTATTGAACGGTGTTAGCGTTACCATGCAGGCAGGTAAATGTAACCTCATTATCGGCGCCAGTGGTAGCGGTAAAACGGTTTTTATGAAATGCATGGTGGGCTTACTGGTACCTGATGAAGGCGAGATCTGCTACAACAATTCAGACTTCAATAAACTAAATACCGAAGAGAGGAAAGAGATCCGCCAGCAGATCGGGATGCTGTTCCAGGGTTCGGCCCTGTTCGACAGCTTAACGGTTGAACAAAATGTGATGTTCCCCCTGAACATGTTCACCAAAGACTCTTACGAAAAGAAATTAAAACGGGTGAACGAGGTGCTAGAAAGAGTAAAGTTGAAGGACGTTAATAAAAAATTCCCCGCCGAGCTCAGCGGTGGGATGAAAAAACGCGTGGGCATTGCCCGTGCCATTGTATTAAACCCAAAATATCTTTTTGTGGATGAACCCAACTCCGGGCTCGATCCGCAAACCTCCCTCGTTATTGATAAGCTGGTTAAAGAAATTACTACAGAATACAACATTACTACAGTTGTAAATACCCACGATATGAACAGCGTAATGGAAATTGGCGATCATATCATTTTCATGTACCAGGGTAAAAAGGAATGGGAAGGCAGCAACAAAGAGATCATTTTTAATAAAAGCGAGCGCCTGAACGACTTCATTTTCGCCTCAGAGTTCCTTAAAGACGCCAAGGATATGCGGATGCTGGAACAAGCCGGTAAAATTGATAACGACCGGGATATGGATAAGCTCATAAACGGGTAA
- a CDS encoding MlaE family ABC transporter permease: protein MKMYWKELMHQCNEIGIGSLGIVVIISAFMGAVSALQTAYQLVSPVIPMSTVAQIVRDTVILEFAPTLVCIVLAGVVGSKIASELGNMRVSEQIDALEIMGINTKAYLVLPKILAAVIVIPLLVVVSAALGIYGGQLASTTAGILSPQQYETGLLQYFQPYNVFFALVKAYTFAFLISSIPAYYGYHVEGGALEIGRSSTKAVVVSCVSILGADYVLAALLLH, encoded by the coding sequence ATGAAGATGTATTGGAAAGAGCTGATGCACCAGTGTAATGAAATTGGCATCGGTTCACTGGGTATAGTAGTCATCATTTCGGCATTCATGGGGGCGGTATCTGCATTACAAACAGCGTATCAGCTGGTTAGCCCTGTAATTCCCATGAGTACCGTAGCCCAGATCGTGCGCGATACCGTAATCCTGGAGTTTGCCCCTACCCTGGTATGTATTGTACTGGCCGGTGTGGTAGGCAGTAAAATTGCCAGTGAGCTGGGTAATATGCGGGTGAGCGAGCAGATTGACGCCCTTGAAATTATGGGTATCAACACAAAAGCTTACCTGGTGTTGCCAAAAATTCTGGCTGCCGTTATTGTGATCCCCCTGCTGGTAGTAGTTTCTGCTGCATTGGGTATTTATGGCGGACAGCTGGCATCGACCACCGCCGGTATCCTGTCGCCCCAACAATATGAAACAGGTTTGCTGCAATACTTTCAGCCCTATAATGTGTTCTTCGCCCTGGTAAAAGCCTATACTTTTGCCTTTCTTATTTCCAGTATACCAGCCTATTACGGATACCATGTTGAAGGTGGCGCCCTGGAAATTGGCCGGTCGAGCACCAAGGCCGTGGTGGTAAGCTGTGTGAGTATTCTGGGCGCCGATTATGTGCTGGCCGCGTTATTGTTGCATTAA
- a CDS encoding NADP-dependent malic enzyme → MKKELRKESALEYHSKGRPGKIEVIPTKEAKTQRDLSLAYSPGVAEPCLEIHANPESVYKYTAKGNLVAVISNGTAVLGLGDIGPEAGKPVMEGKGVLFKIFADIDVFDIEINEKDPEKFVQIVKALEPTFGGINLEDIKAPECFYIEQELKKQMKIPVMHDDQHGTAIISAAALLNALEVQKKKIEKCKFVVNGAGAAAIACIKLYEALGAVRENILVFDSKGLIHESRTDLDVLKKEFISKGKNLTLEESLNGADVFIGLSKGNVLSQEMVKSMAKNPIVLAMANPDPEITYENALAARKDVIMGTGRSDYPNQVNNVLGFPFIFRGALDVRATQINEAMKLAAVKALAELAKTPVPDIVNIAYNEKNLSFGPAYIIPKPLDPRLLSTVAPAVAKAAIESGVAQKVITDWETYAIELDKRLGLDNQLMRVLGAKARRNPKRLVFAEADNIKILKSAQIAYDERIAYPILLGDEKAIRQMALDNSIDIDDMPIIDPRNDEYEEKRQQFGELYFKKRQRKGVNQYEATKMMKDRTYFGCMMVETGDADAVISGLTRNYADAIRPALQVIGMEEGVKKIAGMYMLLTKRGPLFLADTTVNLNPTAEELADITLLAAKEVRSFNLVPRIAMLSYSNFGSSDTPEARLVARAKDIVKQKDPTIIIDGEIQPNIAFNQEILRDNYPFSELVDQEVNTLIFPNLAAGNIAYNLMKEIGGADAVGPILLGLKKPVHVLQLGSSVRSITNMALIAVIDAQLKCQNANQDPAKKPAWWKKK, encoded by the coding sequence ATGAAAAAAGAATTGCGAAAGGAATCCGCATTAGAGTACCATTCCAAGGGACGCCCTGGCAAAATCGAAGTGATCCCGACCAAAGAAGCCAAAACCCAACGCGACCTGTCACTTGCTTACTCCCCCGGTGTCGCAGAGCCCTGCTTGGAAATTCATGCAAATCCCGAATCTGTTTATAAATACACCGCCAAAGGGAACCTGGTAGCCGTTATCAGTAACGGAACCGCCGTGCTTGGCCTGGGCGATATTGGTCCCGAAGCCGGTAAACCAGTGATGGAAGGAAAAGGTGTATTGTTCAAAATATTCGCCGATATCGATGTGTTCGATATCGAGATCAATGAAAAAGACCCCGAGAAATTTGTTCAGATAGTTAAAGCGCTGGAACCCACTTTTGGTGGCATTAACCTCGAAGATATTAAAGCCCCTGAATGCTTTTATATTGAACAGGAGCTGAAGAAGCAAATGAAAATTCCGGTGATGCACGACGACCAGCACGGTACCGCCATTATCAGTGCGGCTGCCCTGCTGAACGCCCTGGAAGTACAAAAGAAAAAGATCGAGAAATGTAAGTTCGTGGTAAATGGCGCCGGCGCGGCAGCCATTGCCTGTATAAAATTATATGAAGCACTGGGCGCCGTTCGAGAGAACATTCTTGTGTTTGATAGTAAAGGTTTGATCCACGAAAGCCGTACAGACCTCGATGTGCTGAAAAAAGAATTCATCTCTAAAGGCAAGAACCTTACACTGGAAGAATCGCTCAATGGCGCCGATGTATTTATCGGTCTCAGTAAGGGTAATGTGTTAAGCCAGGAGATGGTAAAAAGCATGGCTAAAAATCCGATCGTACTGGCTATGGCCAATCCCGATCCGGAGATCACTTACGAAAACGCCCTTGCCGCCCGCAAAGATGTGATTATGGGTACCGGCCGCAGCGATTATCCTAACCAGGTAAACAACGTACTGGGCTTCCCCTTCATCTTCCGCGGTGCACTGGACGTTCGCGCCACGCAGATCAACGAAGCCATGAAGCTGGCCGCCGTTAAAGCCCTGGCCGAACTGGCCAAGACCCCCGTTCCCGATATCGTGAACATTGCCTATAACGAAAAGAACCTGTCGTTCGGTCCTGCTTATATCATTCCCAAACCGCTCGATCCCCGGTTATTGAGCACCGTGGCCCCCGCCGTTGCCAAAGCTGCTATTGAAAGCGGGGTAGCACAAAAAGTGATTACCGACTGGGAAACCTATGCTATTGAACTCGACAAACGGTTGGGTCTCGATAACCAGTTGATGCGGGTACTGGGCGCCAAAGCCCGCCGCAATCCGAAACGACTGGTATTTGCCGAAGCGGATAACATTAAAATATTGAAATCGGCCCAGATCGCTTATGACGAACGCATCGCTTACCCCATTTTGTTAGGCGACGAAAAAGCGATCCGCCAGATGGCATTGGATAACAGCATCGATATAGATGATATGCCCATCATTGACCCGCGCAACGATGAGTATGAAGAAAAACGCCAACAATTCGGCGAGCTGTACTTCAAAAAGCGCCAACGCAAAGGCGTGAACCAGTATGAAGCCACCAAGATGATGAAAGACCGTACCTATTTCGGTTGTATGATGGTGGAAACCGGTGATGCCGATGCCGTGATCTCTGGTTTAACCCGCAACTATGCCGATGCCATTCGCCCTGCCCTGCAGGTGATAGGCATGGAAGAAGGCGTGAAAAAGATCGCCGGCATGTACATGCTGTTAACCAAAAGAGGTCCGTTGTTCCTGGCCGATACTACGGTGAACTTAAACCCAACGGCTGAAGAACTGGCCGATATCACCCTGCTGGCTGCCAAAGAAGTACGCAGCTTTAACCTGGTGCCACGTATTGCCATGCTGAGCTACTCCAACTTCGGCAGCAGCGATACGCCTGAAGCAAGACTGGTTGCCCGGGCAAAAGACATCGTAAAACAAAAAGATCCCACCATTATCATAGATGGTGAAATACAGCCCAACATCGCCTTTAACCAGGAGATCCTGCGCGATAACTATCCGTTCAGCGAGCTGGTTGACCAGGAAGTGAACACCCTCATTTTCCCCAACCTGGCAGCAGGAAATATTGCCTATAACCTGATGAAGGAAATAGGTGGCGCCGATGCAGTAGGCCCCATTTTGCTGGGACTGAAAAAACCTGTGCATGTATTGCAACTGGGCAGCTCGGTACGCAGCATTACCAATATGGCGCTTATTGCCGTTATCGACGCACAATTAAAATGTCAGAATGCCAACCAGGACCCGGCTAAAAAGCCAGCCTGGTGGAAGAAGAAATAG
- a CDS encoding helix-turn-helix domain-containing protein yields MSLIVEYVKPNPSISFFVESFWMLHNDSGEDMNVVIVPDGRIDLFFSRSATEPFHISLMGLSTQPEQPVIAAGTLIFAVSFNLPATEYIFHRTVEADNAAFLPIDFWGFSADDLTDFNQFCKKTAQKIQELLPAEIDNRKQQLFELLYASNGAITVKELAQKVFWSSRQMNRYFNQQYGISLKAYSDILRFRASFKHISEGKLFPEQNFADQSHFIKAVKKLSGVSPSALHRNKNGRFVQFSTLRSR; encoded by the coding sequence ATGTCATTGATCGTGGAATATGTAAAGCCCAATCCTTCCATTTCTTTTTTTGTAGAAAGTTTTTGGATGCTGCATAATGACTCGGGTGAGGATATGAACGTAGTGATTGTACCCGATGGAAGAATTGACCTGTTTTTCTCCCGCTCTGCCACCGAGCCTTTTCATATTTCTTTAATGGGATTGAGCACACAACCCGAACAGCCTGTCATAGCGGCCGGCACCCTGATCTTTGCAGTTAGTTTTAACCTGCCGGCAACGGAATATATTTTTCATCGTACCGTGGAAGCTGATAACGCAGCATTTCTGCCCATTGATTTTTGGGGCTTTTCCGCAGATGATCTTACTGATTTTAACCAGTTTTGTAAAAAAACTGCCCAAAAAATACAGGAGTTGCTTCCTGCTGAAATTGACAACCGGAAACAGCAGTTGTTTGAATTACTGTATGCATCAAACGGCGCCATAACCGTAAAAGAGCTGGCGCAGAAAGTATTCTGGAGCAGCCGGCAAATGAACCGCTATTTTAACCAGCAATATGGCATCTCATTAAAAGCGTATAGCGACATACTGCGTTTTCGCGCTTCGTTTAAGCATATCAGCGAAGGCAAATTGTTTCCCGAACAAAACTTTGCCGACCAGTCGCATTTTATTAAAGCCGTAAAGAAATTATCTGGTGTCTCACCTTCAGCACTCCATCGCAATAAAAACGGCCGATTTGTACAATTTTCCACCCTGCGCTCCAGGTAA
- a CDS encoding FAD-dependent oxidoreductase, which produces MLIQDKKIAIVGGGPGGLTLAKLLQDKGANIQVYERDLNKYARQQGATLNLHEGSGLLAIEKAGLMDQFKQHYRPGAEKFRIVDEQAHFFLMNMQK; this is translated from the coding sequence ATGTTAATACAGGATAAGAAAATTGCCATCGTTGGCGGTGGTCCGGGCGGGTTGACCCTTGCAAAGCTGTTACAGGATAAAGGCGCGAATATACAGGTATATGAACGCGATCTCAATAAATATGCAAGGCAACAAGGTGCTACGCTCAACCTGCATGAAGGATCGGGATTGCTGGCCATTGAAAAGGCCGGGTTGATGGACCAATTCAAACAACATTACCGGCCGGGTGCAGAGAAATTTAGGATCGTAGATGAACAGGCGCACTTTTTTTTGATGAACATGCAGAAATAA
- a CDS encoding FAD-dependent oxidoreductase: MRDIFIESLQPDTIVWDHQFVTMERQGAGWLLSFKNGNARYADLVVAADGANSKIRPLINTIKPVYSGLTVIEGNVYNAARHAPKLNTLTSGGKVFALGKNKSLILSAKGDGCLSFYTGTWETENWINESGIDFSNRQQVLSWFQQRFADWDPLWQELFETDEVYFVPRPMYHYPLPQQWDALDNATMIGDAAHRMPPYAGEGVNMAMLDAVELSECLCSPGFPNLQAAFAGYEKHMCQRAAEVTRITLQQMHDLHAPGAIKNLLAVFTPPAD; the protein is encoded by the coding sequence TTGCGCGACATTTTTATTGAATCATTGCAACCTGATACAATTGTATGGGATCACCAGTTTGTAACTATGGAACGCCAGGGCGCCGGCTGGTTGCTTTCATTTAAAAACGGCAATGCCCGGTATGCCGACCTGGTGGTTGCAGCAGATGGAGCCAACTCAAAGATCCGTCCGCTCATTAATACCATTAAGCCGGTGTACTCGGGTTTAACGGTAATCGAAGGCAATGTTTATAATGCAGCCCGCCATGCGCCCAAACTGAATACGCTCACAAGCGGCGGAAAAGTGTTTGCCCTGGGAAAAAACAAATCACTCATTTTAAGCGCCAAGGGTGATGGCTGTTTATCGTTTTATACAGGAACCTGGGAAACGGAAAACTGGATCAATGAAAGCGGAATTGATTTCAGTAACCGGCAACAGGTACTAAGTTGGTTTCAGCAACGGTTTGCAGATTGGGATCCCTTGTGGCAGGAACTGTTTGAAACGGATGAAGTATATTTTGTACCCCGGCCCATGTATCATTATCCTTTGCCTCAGCAGTGGGATGCCCTGGACAATGCGACCATGATAGGTGATGCGGCTCACCGGATGCCGCCTTATGCAGGCGAGGGCGTGAACATGGCTATGCTGGATGCGGTGGAGTTAAGTGAATGTTTGTGTTCGCCCGGTTTTCCCAATTTACAAGCGGCTTTTGCCGGTTATGAAAAGCATATGTGCCAGCGCGCCGCTGAAGTAACCCGTATTACCCTGCAACAAATGCATGACCTGCATGCACCAGGCGCCATAAAAAATTTGCTGGCCGTATTTACACCCCCTGCAGACTAA